One genomic window of Nicotiana sylvestris chromosome 10, ASM39365v2, whole genome shotgun sequence includes the following:
- the LOC104236041 gene encoding uncharacterized protein produces the protein MDLEITRKRRKREMYSQHRIKWGALTEPKVQELGVKLLTMGAWRSSGDTSSMWTTAVQCIREVVRELVESVDEEERANRVHYKLAKKEAVLAVTAAKTTTFSRLYEELEGRGRDKRLFKLTKTQERKARDLDQVKCIKDEEGRVLLDEGLIRRRWQTYFHSLLNEEGAGALYCCSTNCTNSCRSSVVQSPGSKRSEALLEPKETIVLTPKNVQALRTLFNISHRLHNVLGPSWSLVLETLASLDRAIHSPHATTQEVSTAVPKLTRDSSGQYSDFHILSSLNSQLFESSALMHVAAVKSLLSALRQLSHQCMSAAVSSFGPPSSQKSGSICFSLERMLSILVNNMHRVGPLWNEVICHFIELTDSSNQHVRTIALNAMDQSISAVLGSNQVQEYASSKLQGACNDVQTENIELRSLECAVISPLKVLYSSAQNIDVRAGSLKILLHVLERHGEKLHYSWPNILELLRSVANAAEKDLITLGFQNLRVIMNDGLLTVPADSNGNELDEEGLSDSNALMSLEHIVLRTLN, from the exons ATGGACCTTGAGATCACgaggaagaggaggaagaggGAGATGTATAGCCAACATAGAATCAAGTGGGGAGCCTTGACGGAACCTAAAGTGCAAGAGTTGGGGGTCAAGCTGTTGACTATGGGGGCTTGGAGGAGTAGCGGGGACACAAGCTCTATGTGGACCACGGCTGTGCAATGCATTAGAGAAGTCGTGAGAGAG CTAGTGGAAAGTGTAGACGAAGAGGAGAGGGCGAATAGGGTGCATTATAAGTTGGCTAAGAAAGAGGCAGTGCTAGCAGTTACGGCGGCCAAGACTACAACTTTTAgtcgtttgtatgaggaactcgAGGGTCGAGGTAGGGATAAAAGGTTGTTCAAGTTAACCAAGACGCAAGAAAGGAAAGCACGTGACTTGGACCAAGTGAAGTGCATCAAGGACGAAGAAGGTAGAGTTTTGTTGGATGAGGGACTTATCCGGcggagatggcagacctacttcCATAGTCTCTTGAACGAGGAGGGGGCAGGAGCATTGTACTG CTGCTcaactaattgcacaaattcGTGCAGAAGTAg TGTGGTGCAATCTCCTGGGTCTAAGCGGTCAGAAGCATTGCTTGAGCCAAAGGAAACTATTGTCCTTACTCCTAAGAATGTGCAG GCACTAAGAACACTTTTCAACATATCTCATCGACTGCATAATGTTTTAGGTCCTTCATGGAGCTTG GTACTGGAGACTCTAGCTTCTCTTGACCGAGCTATTCATTCTCCACATGCAACTACACAG GAGGTCTCCACAGCTGTGCCAAAGCTCACAAGAGATTCTTCTGGTCAATATAGTGATTTTCATATTCTTTCTTCCTTAAATTCTCAG CTGTTTGAGAGCTCTGCTCTGATGCATGTAGCTGCTGTCAAGTCACTGCTTTCTGCTCTACGTCAGTTGTCACATCAGTGTATGTCTGCAGCTGTGAGTAGCTTTGGCCCACCGTCAAGTCAAAAAAGTGGAAGCATCTGTTTCTCATTAGAAAGAATGTTATCGATCCTAGTCAATAACATGCATA GGGTGGGACCATTATGGAATGAAGTTATTTGCCACTTTATTGAG CTTACTGATAGTTCAAATCAGCATGTGAGAACTATAGCACTGAATGCAATGGATCAATCTATTTCCGCTGTTTTAGGATCTAATCAGGTCCAGGAATATGCATCATCCAAGCTCCAGGGTGCATGCAATGAT GTACAAACTGAGAATATAGAGTTGAGGTCACTGGAGTGTGCTGTCATTTCTCCTCTGAAAGTGCTATATTCTTCAGCTCAGAACATCGATGTTCGTGCTGGATCTCTCAAAATTCTTCTTCACGTTTTAGAG AGACATGGAGAAAAGCTCCATTATAGCTGGCCAAATATTCTTGAATTGTTGAG GTCAGTAGCAAACGCTGCCGAGAAGGATCTCATTACTCTTGGATTTCAG AATCTTCGTGTCATCATGAATGATGGCCTGCTAACAGTACCTGCTGACAGCAATGGAAACGAACTCGATGAAGAGGGTCTCTCAGACAGCA ATGCATTGATGTCACTGGAGCATATAGTGCTCAGAACACTGAACTGA